TAGCAGGTGAAGAAGCCAATGGCGGTGATGAGGACGCCGCTTAGGTTGGCCAATCTGGACCAACCGCTGTGGCTGATGATGTTGCTGGCCCCTTTGGATAATTTTAACAATATCAACCCCACTGCGATTAAAGAAACGGCACCGCCGATGCCAAAGGCGATCACCAAAACAATGCCACTGGCGATGGCGTTGGTGCTGATGCTCATCAACATGATGGCCAAAGCGCTGGGGCAAATCAACATGCCGCTGGTGACCCCTAAGCCAATTAGCGACAACCACTCCCCGGTATTACCCACCGCTGGCCGGTGGTGAACATGACGGCCATTGCAGCCACAACTGCAACCGGAAGTCCGACGCAACGCCATCCTTAAACCAATTAACGTAATCAGCAGGCCGGAAACGGCCTTTAACCATAGTTCCACCGTTTGATTATCCGCCAACCCCGTTTGGTTGGCGGCGGCGCCAATAACACCGTGGGCAGCCAAAGACATCACCACAATTACAGTGGTATGGGTGATGGCAGAGGTTAGGCCCAGCACCACCGCATGAATGGCTCGGCCCCGGGATAGGATTAAATAGGCACCCATAATGCTTTTACCGTGTCCTGGCTCCAACGCATGTAACGCACCGATGCCAAAGGCTGATATCAGCATGATCAGAAAATTCATAAACAACCTCCCGCAGAATGGTATGCTTATCCATATTTACATGGGAATAATTTTATGACTTATATTTTAATAGAGATTTTGTGATATACTACTGCCGTAGATAGGAGTGGCAGCAAATGAATCAACATACTAAATACTGGCAAATTAATAACATAGAGCATGATAACCCGGCAATTAAAGAAGCGGGCCAAGTACTGCGGCAGGGGGGCTTGGTGGCCTTTCCCACCGAAACGGTATACGGCTTAGGGGCCAATGCCCTGAATGGCCCGGCGGTAGAAGGGATATTTAAAGCCAAAGGCCGCCCGGCAGATAACCCGTTGATAGTACACATAGCCACCACCACCGCGGTGGCCCAGGTGGCCAACGTCAATAATCCCCAGGCAGAAAAACTGATGCAAGCCTTTTGGCCCGGCCCATTGACGCTGGTGTTGCCTAAAACTAATGTGTTGCCGGATGAAGTAACCGCCGGTTTAGACACTGTTGGTGTGCGGATGCCCAACCACCCGGTGGCGCTGGCGCTAATTGAGGCCGCCGGCGTACCCATTGCCGCCCCCAGCGCCAACCTGTCCGGCAGTCCCAGCCCCACCACCGCCCAGCATGTGCTGGATGACTTAACGGGGCGCATTGCCGGCGTGTTGGATGGCGGCCCGGCCAACCTGGGAGTGGAATCGACGGTTTTGGACGTCACCACCCAGGTGCCCACCATTTTGCGGCCCGGCGGCGTCACCGCCGAACAAATCAAAGCGGTATGCGGCGCTGTTTGCTATGATCCGGCTTTGGATCAGCAACCCAATCAAAATATCACCCCGCGCTCGCCGGGGGTTAAATATAAACACTATTCACCGCAGGCCCCAACAGTGCTACTGGAGGGTCGGCAGGATTTGATCTTGCAGCGGTTGCTGGAACTGTTCAAACAATACCGAGCCCAGGGTAAACAGGTGGGCATTCTCACCGGTGCTGAAAACGCCGATAAATTTCCCGGAGCCACAGTGTTGTCCTACGGCAAAGGTCGAGACCCAGCGGCAGCGGCGGCGGCTCTGTACGCATCATTGCGCCAGTTTGATCAGTTGGGGGTAGATGTTATTTTGGCCGAAGGCATTCCGGACACCGGTTTGGGCCGGGCAGTAATGGACAGATTAAGAAGAGCGGCTGGTGGCAACATCCAGCACCTATAGAATACACAACTAATATTGTTTGGAGGAGCTTTAATTGAGCTTAATCACGTTATTCCTCCTGGCTGTGGCTTTAGGTACAGATGCCATGTCGCTCTGTATTGGTTTAGGGATGTCAGGAGTAAAAAGGCGCCAAATTTGGTTGCTGACCATAAGCATCACCATTTTTCACATTTTAATGCCAATTATTGGTTATTACATCGGAGAACTGGTGGGCTCATATGTGGACCGGGCCGCCGCCATTGTGGGGGCGCTGATTCTCCTTTACTTAGGCGCCCGCATGA
This is a stretch of genomic DNA from Peptococcaceae bacterium 1198_IL3148. It encodes these proteins:
- a CDS encoding sulfite exporter TauE/SafE family protein; this translates as MNFLIMLISAFGIGALHALEPGHGKSIMGAYLILSRGRAIHAVVLGLTSAITHTTVIVVMSLAAHGVIGAAANQTGLADNQTVELWLKAVSGLLITLIGLRMALRRTSGCSCGCNGRHVHHRPAVGNTGEWLSLIGLGVTSGMLICPSALAIMLMSISTNAIASGIVLVIAFGIGGAVSLIAVGLILLKLSKGASNIISHSGWSRLANLSGVLITAIGFFTCYGAVKSLWGA
- a CDS encoding L-threonylcarbamoyladenylate synthase, whose product is MNQHTKYWQINNIEHDNPAIKEAGQVLRQGGLVAFPTETVYGLGANALNGPAVEGIFKAKGRPADNPLIVHIATTTAVAQVANVNNPQAEKLMQAFWPGPLTLVLPKTNVLPDEVTAGLDTVGVRMPNHPVALALIEAAGVPIAAPSANLSGSPSPTTAQHVLDDLTGRIAGVLDGGPANLGVESTVLDVTTQVPTILRPGGVTAEQIKAVCGAVCYDPALDQQPNQNITPRSPGVKYKHYSPQAPTVLLEGRQDLILQRLLELFKQYRAQGKQVGILTGAENADKFPGATVLSYGKGRDPAAAAAALYASLRQFDQLGVDVILAEGIPDTGLGRAVMDRLRRAAGGNIQHL